The Prevotella sp. E9-3 genome has a window encoding:
- the rpiB gene encoding ribose 5-phosphate isomerase B yields the protein MEIKTIGLASDHAGFELKQFVKQYLDEKGLAYKDYGTYTEDSCDYPDFGHALAHGMEQGEVFPGIAICGSGEGISMTLNKHQSIRAGLCWIPEIAHLIRQHNNANVLVMPGRFIDHDMARKIMDEFFTTEFEGGRHQKRIDKIPVQ from the coding sequence ATGGAGATAAAGACCATTGGACTGGCCAGCGATCATGCAGGCTTTGAACTTAAACAATTTGTGAAGCAATACCTTGATGAAAAAGGACTCGCTTATAAAGATTATGGTACATACACGGAGGATTCGTGCGACTACCCTGACTTCGGTCATGCATTGGCTCATGGAATGGAACAGGGTGAAGTATTTCCTGGTATTGCCATTTGCGGAAGTGGTGAAGGTATTAGCATGACTCTGAACAAACACCAAAGCATTCGGGCCGGACTTTGCTGGATTCCTGAGATTGCCCATCTGATTCGTCAGCATAATAATGCTAATGTTTTGGTGATGCCTGGACGTTTCATTGATCACGACATGGCTCGCAAAATTATGGACGAGTTCTTTACCACCGAGTTTGAGGGCGGTCGCCACCAGAAGCGTATCGATAAGATTCCAGTACAGTAG
- a CDS encoding nuclear transport factor 2 family protein produces the protein MDFYDYIINRNAAQEKNPGKLSSYRQAAELICLCWNRLDMSFVEPYLDEDMVWKGGVPYRVINGKVNFLKLMSQVFDSLQYSKRSYRADVDGSGDRSVAIITVDGEYQDMMHRLKIEDGLIKEIEVTPSGYWWSKQFGGSSPFGVVHQTSQHEQAAAVAAIENFVKTELGDKPIIWATQYELRNSCCQLSFSCDGLSYDVLVEIHSFDDKKCRFVMYSEYNGLIAECKENDHIPCILALNEDHEFVSLTLLEDMDVRVQKLRNKGINEWTFRGLFKTKAQLSRLIITKDYRILLPDYNDIEVKMEPLVKAVYLLFLKHPEGILFKGLTDYREEMLDIYKKLKPMELNKRTIQSIEDVTNPLLNSINEKCARIRSAFVKEFDESLAKNYFVTGERGEAKKITLPRDLVNWE, from the coding sequence ATGGATTTTTACGATTACATCATCAATAGAAACGCTGCTCAGGAAAAGAATCCTGGTAAGCTGTCCTCATACCGACAGGCCGCAGAACTAATCTGTTTGTGTTGGAACAGGCTGGATATGAGCTTCGTTGAACCCTATCTCGATGAGGATATGGTTTGGAAAGGCGGTGTACCTTACAGAGTCATTAACGGAAAGGTCAATTTCCTAAAACTGATGAGCCAAGTTTTCGATTCTCTTCAATACTCAAAGCGAAGTTATAGGGCAGACGTTGATGGAAGTGGCGACCGCTCTGTTGCTATTATTACTGTCGATGGCGAGTATCAAGATATGATGCATCGCTTGAAAATAGAGGATGGTCTTATCAAGGAAATTGAGGTAACACCTTCTGGATACTGGTGGTCGAAACAGTTCGGTGGCTCTTCGCCTTTTGGAGTCGTACACCAGACATCGCAGCATGAGCAAGCAGCCGCTGTGGCAGCCATAGAGAATTTCGTAAAGACAGAACTGGGTGATAAACCTATAATATGGGCTACGCAATATGAATTAAGGAATTCGTGTTGCCAATTGTCGTTCTCCTGTGACGGGCTATCGTATGATGTTTTAGTGGAGATTCATAGCTTTGATGACAAAAAGTGCCGATTCGTGATGTACTCGGAATACAATGGACTGATAGCAGAATGCAAGGAGAACGACCATATACCCTGCATTTTAGCACTCAACGAGGATCACGAATTTGTGAGTCTGACGCTGCTGGAGGACATGGACGTAAGAGTGCAGAAGTTAAGAAACAAGGGCATCAACGAATGGACGTTCAGAGGCTTGTTTAAGACAAAGGCTCAACTCAGTAGGCTGATTATAACTAAAGACTATCGAATCCTATTGCCAGATTACAATGACATTGAGGTAAAGATGGAACCGCTTGTGAAAGCAGTATATTTGCTGTTCTTGAAGCATCCAGAAGGTATTTTGTTCAAGGGATTGACAGACTACAGAGAGGAGATGTTGGACATCTATAAAAAACTGAAGCCAATGGAGTTGAACAAAAGGACGATTCAGAGTATAGAAGACGTGACAAATCCATTGCTCAATTCGATTAACGAGAAGTGTGCCCGCATCCGCTCAGCATTCGTGAAAGAATTCGATGAGTCACTTGCTAAAAACTATTTCGTAACAGGTGAGCGTGGGGAGGCTAAGAAAATAACATTGCCACGCGACTTGGTAAATTGGGAGTAA
- a CDS encoding helix-turn-helix domain-containing protein, protein MIFGKKIKELREEHGMVQRKLAAALDIDTPMYSKIERGERKAKRSHIPIMARLLEIDEKELLTIWLADKVLDTVDGEDEVKHDAVIYAQKEIEAEVE, encoded by the coding sequence ATGATATTCGGTAAGAAGATAAAAGAACTCAGAGAAGAGCATGGGATGGTGCAGCGGAAACTTGCGGCTGCGCTGGATATAGACACGCCAATGTATAGCAAGATAGAGCGTGGAGAAAGAAAGGCCAAACGGAGTCATATACCTATTATGGCCAGATTACTGGAAATCGACGAGAAAGAACTACTGACTATCTGGTTGGCAGACAAGGTACTGGATACCGTTGATGGTGAAGACGAGGTAAAACATGACGCTGTAATCTATGCTCAGAAAGAGATAGAGGCAGAAGTGGAATGA
- a CDS encoding RNA-binding domain-containing protein: MTKEDILRLRDTAEQTRVQFKERVTRDNKYDVSCEMVAQSNSRGGMIVVGIDDKTGRINPLSFVEVQETTNLLGSLASEGVVPQILLDIENVQMQGGIIVVATVKQGKNKPYRDSKGIVWVKQGADKRKVFDNAELIAMLMENGQMHPDSMPVNGTSIKDLDENTLRDYLLNRFRSDFERQQLSITELRHRSLEEIANVLSQTPEGILKNNGLVMEDGTLTVAALMLMGSYPQRWLPAFTVRCVSFIGNSIGGTEFRDKSGNDADGNAVHLYNYIISFLTRNLRRKQVEKDFNSQGELEVSTASLSEIVTNGILHRSYVIEAPLRVFIFDNRIEIHSPGLLPEGVSMESIKHGASVPRNKLLFNHGINLLPYTGAGSGITRALKFTPDIKFVNDETLNEFVVTVERRNVGETEAKNDRYSDREDRDKKDKEDRDNSLSSKYIENNKATKRDNDGAEETEDRARVVRTPYKQLPSVQKDIIQFCAIPRTAKEIMDHIGYYNNSKNMTTYVRTLLEMGYLEMTEPDKPKSKNQKYRKVRKD; this comes from the coding sequence ATGACGAAAGAAGACATACTGAGGCTGAGGGATACGGCAGAACAGACACGAGTACAGTTCAAGGAGCGTGTAACTCGCGATAACAAGTATGACGTGAGTTGCGAGATGGTGGCACAGAGCAATTCTCGTGGCGGAATGATTGTAGTGGGTATTGATGACAAGACGGGGCGCATCAATCCGCTCTCGTTTGTTGAGGTGCAAGAGACGACGAACTTGTTGGGGAGTCTGGCATCGGAAGGTGTCGTTCCACAAATTTTGCTTGACATCGAGAATGTTCAGATGCAGGGCGGTATCATTGTGGTGGCTACCGTCAAACAAGGAAAGAACAAACCTTATCGTGACAGCAAGGGAATTGTATGGGTGAAGCAAGGGGCTGACAAACGCAAGGTTTTTGACAACGCGGAACTGATAGCCATGCTGATGGAGAACGGACAAATGCATCCTGACAGCATGCCTGTGAATGGCACCAGTATCAAGGATTTGGATGAGAACACCTTGCGTGACTATTTGCTCAACAGGTTCCGTAGTGATTTTGAGCGGCAGCAGTTGTCAATAACGGAATTGAGGCATAGAAGCCTTGAAGAGATTGCCAATGTCCTAAGTCAGACACCAGAGGGGATCTTGAAGAACAATGGTTTGGTTATGGAGGACGGCACATTGACAGTGGCTGCCTTGATGCTGATGGGAAGTTACCCTCAACGCTGGTTGCCAGCCTTCACCGTGAGATGTGTCAGTTTTATAGGAAACAGCATCGGAGGCACCGAGTTCCGAGATAAGAGTGGTAATGATGCTGACGGCAATGCCGTACACCTGTACAACTATATCATTTCATTCCTGACCAGGAATCTTCGCAGGAAACAAGTGGAAAAGGATTTTAACAGTCAGGGCGAGTTGGAGGTCTCAACCGCCAGCCTGTCTGAGATTGTCACGAACGGCATCCTTCATCGCTCGTATGTGATAGAAGCACCATTGCGGGTGTTCATCTTCGACAACAGAATTGAGATTCACAGTCCAGGACTATTGCCAGAGGGTGTTAGCATGGAAAGCATTAAGCATGGCGCATCTGTGCCAAGGAACAAGTTGCTGTTCAATCATGGTATCAACTTGTTGCCATACACTGGTGCAGGAAGCGGCATCACCAGAGCCTTGAAATTTACTCCAGACATCAAGTTCGTGAACGACGAGACCCTTAATGAGTTCGTGGTGACGGTGGAGCGTAGAAATGTAGGAGAAACCGAAGCTAAAAATGATAGATATAGTGACAGAGAAGACAGAGATAAAAAAGACAAAGAAGACAGAGATAACTCACTGTCTTCGAAGTATATAGAAAATAATAAAGCTACAAAAAGAGACAATGATGGAGCCGAAGAAACCGAAGATAGAGCACGTGTAGTTCGCACTCCTTATAAGCAGTTGCCAAGTGTTCAAAAGGACATCATCCAGTTTTGTGCTATTCCAAGAACGGCAAAGGAAATCATGGACCACATAGGCTACTACAACAATTCTAAGAATATGACCACGTATGTCAGAACATTGTTGGAGATGGGATATTTAGAGATGACTGAACCCGACAAACCCAAAAGTAAGAATCAGAAGTATCGAAAAGTTAGAAAAGACTAA
- a CDS encoding DUF1848 domain-containing protein: MVSDKHNITTDKGEKVEATAPVIISASRSTDIPAFYAKWFFNRLAKGYCVWYNPFNQQPMYVSFKNCKVIVFWTKNPAPIIPYLPELDKRGIHYYFQVTLNDYEQEGLEPNVPSVEKRVETFKTLSNYIGKEKVIWRFDPVIITPNIGPRELLTRIWNVGDKLKGYTDKLVFSFVDVKVYRKVQNNLVKETMLFTKENVENAEANYAQRIEIVEGLKKIREAWHKEGWDVEMATCAEDIDLEAYGIEHNRCIDGELMKRIFADDKELVYYLHTLKWPEKDMFGEIPPIPNKTKNVKDTGQRKVCGCMVSKDIGMYNTCRHFCVYCYANTSKELVLKNKDKHNDESESIIG; encoded by the coding sequence ATGGTATCTGATAAGCATAACATAACAACAGACAAAGGCGAAAAGGTAGAAGCAACTGCACCAGTCATCATATCTGCCAGCCGCTCTACAGACATACCAGCCTTTTATGCCAAGTGGTTTTTCAACCGCTTGGCTAAAGGCTATTGTGTATGGTACAATCCCTTCAACCAGCAGCCAATGTATGTATCGTTCAAGAATTGCAAGGTTATTGTGTTCTGGACAAAGAATCCTGCTCCAATCATTCCTTATCTGCCAGAACTAGACAAGAGAGGAATACATTATTACTTTCAGGTGACACTTAATGACTATGAGCAAGAAGGATTAGAACCGAATGTTCCTTCTGTTGAAAAACGTGTGGAAACATTTAAAACTTTGTCGAATTATATTGGCAAGGAAAAGGTGATATGGCGATTTGATCCAGTCATTATTACACCAAACATAGGACCGAGAGAGTTGTTGACAAGAATATGGAATGTTGGTGACAAACTGAAGGGATATACTGACAAGTTAGTGTTTAGCTTTGTGGATGTAAAGGTATATCGTAAAGTTCAGAATAACCTCGTAAAGGAGACAATGCTCTTTACAAAAGAAAATGTCGAAAACGCTGAAGCCAATTATGCCCAACGAATTGAAATAGTTGAAGGCCTAAAGAAGATTCGCGAAGCATGGCATAAAGAGGGCTGGGATGTTGAGATGGCGACATGTGCAGAAGACATAGATTTGGAAGCATATGGGATTGAGCATAATCGTTGCATCGACGGTGAGTTGATGAAGCGTATCTTTGCAGATGACAAAGAGTTGGTCTACTACCTGCATACTTTGAAGTGGCCTGAAAAGGATATGTTTGGCGAGATTCCACCTATTCCCAACAAAACGAAGAACGTCAAAGACACAGGTCAGCGGAAAGTTTGTGGGTGCATGGTTAGTAAGGACATTGGTATGTATAATACTTGCCGTCACTTCTGTGTGTATTGCTATGCCAACACTAGCAAAGAGCTGGTGCTGAAGAATAAAGATAAGCACAATGATGAAAGTGAGAGTATAATAGGATGA
- a CDS encoding ATP-binding domain-containing protein encodes MAKRSFYVKDSELDDYQVKVINKKTDNSYIVKGCAGSGKSILALWKAKQIQDEHRGSYMYIVFTKALMQYMADGIKEVGISQRNVDYHWHWVNRAGCPSADYIIVDEAQDFSKEDIELFKSKARKALLLYGDSAQQLYTFIQDKKTVSMEDIQYFTKFPVEQLVFNHRLPKKIARVAQYINSENDELEERCTVEGTEKPKILEYPTVEKQYDAIIELIQNKHMEDVGILFRQNDEVEEAYNYFQEHGLNVEAKFGKHMDLDFTSDNPKLMTYHSSKGLQFENVFLPDCTVEDDDNRNPLYVAVTRTYQSLYILHSGNLSSLFDDVPRDLYDTSLVVAGPKLKL; translated from the coding sequence ATGGCAAAAAGAAGTTTTTATGTAAAAGACTCAGAACTTGACGACTATCAAGTTAAGGTAATCAATAAGAAAACAGACAACTCTTATATTGTTAAGGGCTGTGCTGGGAGTGGAAAATCCATTTTGGCTTTGTGGAAAGCGAAACAAATCCAAGATGAGCATCGTGGATCATATATGTATATTGTATTTACCAAAGCTCTAATGCAATATATGGCTGACGGAATTAAAGAGGTGGGGATTTCACAACGTAATGTAGATTATCATTGGCATTGGGTAAATCGTGCAGGATGCCCTAGCGCAGACTATATTATTGTTGATGAAGCGCAGGACTTTTCGAAAGAGGATATTGAGTTATTTAAGTCGAAAGCAAGAAAAGCATTATTGCTATATGGCGACTCTGCTCAACAGTTATATACATTTATCCAAGATAAGAAAACTGTATCAATGGAAGACATACAGTATTTCACAAAATTCCCAGTTGAGCAGTTGGTCTTTAATCATCGCCTTCCCAAAAAGATAGCACGCGTTGCCCAGTACATTAATTCTGAAAATGATGAACTAGAAGAACGTTGTACAGTAGAAGGCACGGAAAAGCCTAAAATCCTTGAATATCCAACTGTCGAAAAACAATACGACGCTATTATAGAATTGATTCAGAACAAACACATGGAAGATGTCGGTATTCTTTTTAGGCAAAATGATGAAGTTGAAGAGGCGTACAACTACTTTCAAGAACATGGTCTAAATGTAGAAGCTAAATTTGGAAAACATATGGATTTGGATTTTACATCGGACAATCCCAAATTGATGACTTATCATAGTTCTAAAGGTCTTCAATTTGAAAATGTTTTTTTACCTGATTGTACAGTTGAAGATGACGACAACAGAAATCCGCTTTATGTTGCAGTTACACGTACATACCAATCTTTATATATATTGCACTCTGGCAATCTTTCAAGTTTATTCGATGATGTACCAAGAGATTTGTACGACACCTCTCTTGTTGTAGCCGGTCCTAAACTTAAACTCTAA